In one Oscillospiraceae bacterium genomic region, the following are encoded:
- a CDS encoding 2-deoxy-D-gluconate 3-dehydrogenase encodes MTNLFDLTGKKAVVVGGAGGIGQAIAEGLAEAGAQVMISSRKVEALQRAQKEIKDKTGLDILYCAGDASKENEVEALLAAAVKEMGTVDILVNSQGFNKKFPGTEFPVDVWDQLFEANVKSIMLTCKHFGKYFKDNNVHGKIINLSSVRGIRAVGNGGMGNVGYCATKGAVEMLTRAYASDLGPNIQVNAIGPTITYTPMMVGMLPDDETARNNIAAAMPAKRIGYPDDCKGPAIFLASAASDFVTGSTIYPDGGLTNVG; translated from the coding sequence ATGACCAATCTGTTTGATCTCACCGGCAAGAAGGCCGTGGTCGTCGGCGGCGCCGGCGGCATCGGCCAGGCCATCGCCGAGGGTCTCGCCGAGGCGGGCGCCCAGGTGATGATCTCCTCCCGCAAGGTGGAGGCCCTCCAGCGCGCCCAGAAGGAGATCAAGGACAAGACCGGGCTGGACATCCTCTATTGCGCCGGCGACGCCTCCAAGGAGAACGAGGTGGAGGCCCTGCTCGCCGCCGCCGTCAAGGAGATGGGCACCGTGGACATCCTGGTGAACTCCCAGGGCTTCAACAAGAAGTTCCCCGGCACCGAGTTCCCCGTGGACGTGTGGGACCAGCTCTTCGAGGCCAACGTGAAGTCCATCATGCTCACCTGCAAGCACTTTGGCAAGTACTTCAAGGACAACAACGTGCACGGCAAGATCATCAACCTGTCCTCCGTGCGCGGCATCCGCGCCGTAGGCAACGGCGGCATGGGCAACGTGGGCTACTGCGCCACCAAGGGCGCCGTGGAGATGCTCACCCGCGCCTACGCCTCCGACCTGGGCCCCAACATCCAGGTCAACGCCATCGGCCCCACCATCACCTACACCCCCATGATGGTCGGCATGCTGCCTGACGACGAGACCGCCCGCAACAACATCGCCGCCGCCATGCCCGCCAAGCGCATCGGCTACCCCGACGACTGCAAGGGCCCCGCCATCTTCCTGGCCTCCGCGGCCTCCGACTTCGTCACCGGCTCCACCATTTACCCCGACGGCGGCCTGACCAACGTGGGCTAA
- a CDS encoding cupin, translated as MSYKIVRKNEATFYEAPGHYDMRPTRLHNPQDVNDGKMIMGLSHFLPGGGCEFGGNPLESIYYIIEGEMDIEVEDGTKTTLHAGDSFHCGPFTKKGIQNNGAVTCQMLVCLVPPEQK; from the coding sequence ATGAGCTACAAAATCGTCCGCAAGAATGAGGCCACCTTCTATGAGGCCCCCGGCCACTACGACATGCGCCCCACCCGCCTGCACAACCCCCAGGACGTGAACGACGGCAAGATGATCATGGGCCTGAGCCACTTCCTCCCCGGCGGCGGCTGTGAGTTCGGCGGCAACCCCCTGGAGTCCATCTACTACATTATCGAGGGCGAGATGGACATCGAGGTGGAGGACGGCACCAAGACCACCCTGCACGCCGGCGACTCCTTCCACTGCGGGCCCTTCACCAAGAAGGGCATCCAGAACAACGGCGCCGTGACCTGCCAGATGCTGGTGTGCCTGGTGCCCCCCGAGCAGAAGTAA
- the kce_2 gene encoding 3-keto-5-aminohexanoate cleavage enzyme, with the protein MAKTIITAALTGAVTPAGYHIPETPAQIADEAYDAWKLGAAVVHLHMRADDGLGAMDKEKFRETIRLIRSHEDCDVVINCTSSGASPDHPATDDERMAHHRELSGIEMGSYDAGSFNWMPGGVFMNSPQFLEKLGDLYMERGIKPEIEIFDAGMLGITEYFVKKGHLPAPCHYQFCLGVLGGMPATVENLLYLVSRIPAGSTWSAFGIGKGHLPILFAALALGGHIRVGMEDNVVYGVDENGKKVMATNHMLVERAVQAVKAFGNTPATPAEARELLGIPAFDGGKVRAQLGI; encoded by the coding sequence ATGGCAAAAACCATTATCACCGCCGCCCTGACCGGCGCGGTCACCCCCGCCGGGTACCACATTCCGGAGACGCCCGCGCAGATCGCGGACGAGGCCTACGACGCCTGGAAGCTGGGGGCCGCGGTCGTCCACCTGCACATGCGGGCCGACGACGGCCTGGGCGCCATGGACAAGGAGAAATTCCGCGAGACCATCCGCCTGATCCGCAGCCACGAGGACTGCGACGTGGTTATCAACTGCACCTCCTCCGGCGCCTCCCCCGACCACCCCGCCACCGACGACGAGCGCATGGCCCACCACAGGGAGCTCTCCGGCATCGAGATGGGCTCCTACGACGCGGGCTCCTTCAACTGGATGCCCGGCGGCGTGTTTATGAACTCCCCCCAGTTCCTGGAGAAGCTGGGCGACCTGTACATGGAGCGGGGCATCAAGCCCGAAATTGAAATTTTCGACGCCGGTATGCTGGGCATCACCGAGTACTTTGTGAAAAAGGGCCACCTCCCCGCCCCCTGCCACTACCAGTTCTGCCTGGGCGTGCTGGGCGGCATGCCCGCCACGGTGGAGAACCTGCTCTACCTGGTCAGCCGCATCCCCGCCGGGTCCACCTGGTCGGCCTTCGGCATCGGCAAGGGGCACCTGCCCATCCTCTTCGCGGCCCTGGCCCTGGGCGGCCACATCCGCGTGGGCATGGAGGACAACGTGGTCTACGGCGTGGACGAAAACGGCAAGAAGGTCATGGCCACCAACCACATGCTGGTGGAGCGGGCCGTGCAGGCCGTCAAGGCCTTCGGCAACACCCCCGCCACCCCCGCCGAGGCCCGTGAGCTGCTGGGCATCCCCGCCTTCGACGGCGGCAAGGTCCGCGCCCAGCTGGGTATTTAA
- a CDS encoding acetyl-CoA acetyltransferase, with protein MAKPLSNTVVVAYGRSAVAKSGKKGALRSLHPIDMGGLVLKGVMEKLPQLDPALVEDVILGCAIPEGKQGLNPARLVAARAGLPYTACGLTVDRFCSSSLQAVALAAWQIEAGQADCIVAGGIESMTALPMTLDRSGDMNPWLLEHDAAQYISNGETAENVAERYNVTREEMDALALDSHRKAAAAQDAGYFDEQIIPLPGVDAEGNEIVFDKDQGIRRDTSAEKLASMKPCFRENGRVTAATSSQTSDGAAFLVLMSREKAAALGIRPLASFLGFCVGGLDPAYMGLGPIYAVPKVLAFTGLTADDMDVIELNEAFAAQVSPCVKELGLNPAKVNPNGGAMALGHPLGATGAVLSCKAISELRRTGGKYAMVTMCIAGGMGAAGIFKAE; from the coding sequence ATGGCGAAACCCCTTTCCAACACCGTGGTGGTGGCCTACGGCCGCTCCGCCGTGGCAAAATCCGGCAAGAAGGGCGCGCTGCGCAGCCTGCACCCCATCGATATGGGCGGGCTGGTGCTCAAGGGCGTCATGGAGAAGCTTCCCCAGCTCGACCCCGCCCTGGTGGAGGACGTAATCCTGGGCTGCGCCATCCCCGAGGGCAAGCAGGGCCTGAACCCCGCCCGGCTGGTGGCCGCCCGCGCGGGACTGCCCTATACCGCCTGCGGCCTGACCGTGGACCGCTTCTGCTCCTCCTCCCTCCAGGCCGTGGCCCTGGCCGCGTGGCAGATCGAGGCCGGGCAGGCCGACTGCATTGTGGCCGGCGGCATCGAGTCCATGACCGCCCTGCCCATGACCCTGGACCGCAGCGGGGACATGAACCCGTGGCTGCTGGAGCACGACGCGGCGCAGTACATCTCCAACGGCGAGACCGCCGAAAACGTGGCCGAGCGCTACAACGTCACCCGTGAGGAGATGGACGCGCTGGCTCTGGACAGCCACCGCAAGGCCGCCGCCGCCCAGGACGCCGGGTACTTCGACGAGCAGATCATCCCCCTGCCCGGCGTGGACGCCGAGGGCAACGAGATCGTTTTTGACAAGGACCAGGGCATCCGCCGGGACACCAGCGCGGAGAAGCTGGCCTCCATGAAGCCCTGCTTCCGGGAAAACGGCCGGGTCACCGCCGCCACCTCCTCCCAGACCAGCGACGGCGCGGCCTTCCTGGTGCTTATGAGCCGGGAGAAGGCCGCCGCGCTGGGCATACGGCCCCTGGCGTCCTTCCTGGGCTTCTGCGTGGGCGGGCTGGACCCGGCCTACATGGGCCTGGGCCCTATCTACGCCGTGCCCAAGGTTCTGGCGTTTACCGGCCTCACCGCGGACGACATGGACGTGATCGAGCTCAACGAGGCCTTTGCCGCCCAGGTCAGCCCCTGCGTGAAGGAGCTGGGCCTGAACCCGGCCAAGGTCAACCCCAACGGCGGCGCCATGGCCCTGGGACACCCCCTGGGGGCCACCGGCGCGGTGCTCTCCTGCAAGGCTATTTCCGAGCTGCGCCGCACCGGCGGCAAGTACGCCATGGTCACCATGTGCATCGCCGGCGGCATGGGCGCCGCCGGGATCTTCAAGGCGGAATAG
- a CDS encoding succinyl-CoA--3-ketoacid-CoA transferase, with translation MDNRHFIARRAAAYFKSGDVVNVGIGIPSLCGDYAVPGVLFQSENGFIGVGGTAEGLVKNERFYNAGGVAFVPVPGGSAFDTAMSFGVIRSGRMAATVLGGLQVSAKGDLANWATPGRAFGMGGAMDLCNGARTVIVAMDLTAKDGSPKIVNTCTLPLTGVSCVNHIVTDLCVVDVTAEGLVLREVRKGHTPEEIQSKVEPKLIVDPALKEMEE, from the coding sequence ATGGATAACAGACATTTTATCGCCCGCCGCGCCGCGGCCTACTTCAAGTCCGGCGACGTGGTCAACGTGGGCATCGGCATTCCCAGCCTGTGCGGGGACTACGCCGTGCCCGGCGTGCTCTTCCAGAGCGAGAACGGCTTCATCGGCGTGGGCGGCACCGCCGAGGGCCTGGTGAAGAACGAGCGCTTCTACAACGCGGGGGGCGTGGCCTTCGTGCCCGTGCCCGGCGGCTCGGCCTTCGACACGGCCATGTCCTTCGGCGTCATCCGCTCCGGGCGCATGGCCGCCACCGTGCTCGGCGGCCTCCAGGTGTCCGCCAAGGGGGATCTGGCCAACTGGGCCACCCCCGGCCGGGCCTTCGGCATGGGGGGCGCCATGGACCTGTGCAACGGCGCCAGGACCGTCATCGTGGCCATGGATCTCACCGCCAAGGACGGCTCCCCCAAGATTGTCAACACGTGCACCCTGCCCCTGACCGGCGTTTCCTGCGTCAACCACATCGTCACCGACCTGTGCGTCGTGGACGTGACGGCCGAGGGCCTGGTGCTGCGGGAGGTGCGGAAGGGCCACACCCCGGAGGAGATCCAGTCCAAGGTGGAGCCCAAGCTCATCGTAGACCCCGCGCTGAAAGAAATGGAAGAGTGA
- the atoD gene encoding acetate CoA-transferase subunit alpha, translated as MESKVTTTEQIISRFKDGQTIAVGGQAGQNMPYRLIECILESGAKHLTIYSIDSGDPDKGVGRLVHAGVVDRMITTHIGTNPETSAKMLSGEIDIELNPMGSFIERIRCGGLGLGGVLTKTGLGTVVQERRQVVNVAGQDYLLESALRADICITRARRADLIGNLAFRGTGGASHPVIATCGDLSIVECDHLCDLGEITPDEVKVPGIFVDMILA; from the coding sequence ATGGAAAGCAAAGTTACAACGACAGAGCAGATCATTTCCCGCTTCAAGGACGGGCAGACCATCGCCGTCGGCGGGCAGGCGGGCCAGAACATGCCCTACCGGCTCATCGAGTGCATCCTGGAGAGCGGCGCCAAACACCTGACCATTTACTCCATCGACTCCGGCGACCCGGATAAGGGGGTGGGCCGCCTGGTCCACGCCGGGGTGGTGGACCGCATGATCACCACCCACATCGGCACCAACCCCGAGACCAGCGCCAAGATGCTCTCCGGGGAAATCGACATTGAGCTCAACCCCATGGGCAGCTTTATCGAGCGCATCCGCTGCGGCGGGCTGGGGCTGGGCGGCGTGCTCACCAAGACCGGCCTGGGCACCGTGGTGCAGGAGCGGCGGCAGGTGGTGAACGTGGCGGGGCAGGACTACCTGCTGGAGAGCGCCCTGCGCGCCGACATCTGCATCACCCGCGCCCGGCGCGCCGACCTCATCGGCAATCTGGCCTTCCGGGGCACCGGCGGCGCGTCCCATCCTGTGATCGCCACCTGCGGGGACCTGTCCATCGTGGAGTGCGACCACCTGTGCGATTTGGGCGAGATCACCCCCGACGAGGTCAAGGTACCCGGCATATTTGTAGACATGATCCTGGCATAG
- a CDS encoding MFS transporter produces MATLVTTAPAASPAAFTKTRWVCMIASLVICVCAGFGYAWSVLQTPIAATHGWPDAQVSLAYTITVVCSTMAPLLFGAVIRRMGTRTCIVVGAVLFGGGLFCAGFMGAVWQLYFFYGVLSGLGCGFIYPSMMAYVVRLFPEKAGMASGLGTAAYGSGAILWAPAAVGLTGAFSLSMAFRILGLAFLAVILLGSLLLREPPEDFRTSLLPGEGGTGGAETGLRRGQMVKTPAFYLMVLVFTCALVAGVIVISQASPILQQTLGFTPERAAIFVSVFAACNMAGRFVWGSVSDKLGIPGTVAIVFLICIASMAALAVVSGPLPVLVAMGLAASCYGGFASVLTPLTARMFGPRYITENYGVMYVVFGLASLVGPVLAVRFHAAGGSYAGAFITAAVLAAVGLVCSRFLKPQV; encoded by the coding sequence TTGGCTACTCTGGTAACGACCGCTCCGGCCGCCTCCCCGGCCGCCTTCACCAAGACCCGCTGGGTCTGCATGATCGCCAGCCTCGTGATCTGCGTCTGCGCCGGGTTTGGCTACGCCTGGAGCGTGCTCCAGACCCCCATCGCGGCGACCCACGGCTGGCCCGACGCCCAGGTCTCCCTGGCCTACACCATCACCGTGGTGTGCTCCACCATGGCCCCCCTGCTCTTCGGCGCGGTTATCCGCCGCATGGGCACCCGCACCTGCATCGTGGTGGGCGCCGTGCTCTTCGGCGGCGGGCTCTTCTGCGCCGGGTTCATGGGCGCGGTGTGGCAGCTCTACTTCTTCTACGGCGTGCTCTCCGGCCTGGGCTGCGGCTTCATCTACCCCAGCATGATGGCCTATGTGGTGCGCCTGTTCCCCGAGAAGGCCGGCATGGCCTCCGGCCTGGGCACCGCCGCCTACGGCTCGGGCGCCATCCTGTGGGCCCCCGCCGCGGTGGGCCTCACCGGCGCCTTCTCCCTGTCCATGGCCTTCCGCATTCTGGGCCTCGCCTTCCTGGCCGTGATCCTGCTGGGCTCCCTGCTGCTGCGGGAGCCCCCTGAGGACTTCCGCACCAGCCTGCTGCCCGGAGAGGGCGGGACGGGCGGAGCCGAAACCGGCCTGCGCCGGGGCCAGATGGTCAAAACCCCCGCCTTCTACCTGATGGTGCTGGTCTTTACCTGCGCCCTGGTGGCCGGGGTCATCGTCATCAGCCAGGCCTCCCCCATCCTCCAGCAGACCCTGGGCTTCACCCCGGAGCGGGCCGCGATTTTTGTCAGCGTCTTTGCCGCCTGCAACATGGCCGGGCGCTTCGTATGGGGCAGCGTGTCCGATAAGCTGGGCATACCCGGCACCGTCGCCATTGTGTTTCTGATCTGCATCGCCTCCATGGCCGCTCTGGCCGTGGTCTCCGGCCCCCTCCCGGTGCTCGTGGCCATGGGGCTGGCCGCCTCCTGCTACGGCGGCTTCGCCTCGGTCCTCACCCCCCTGACCGCCAGGATGTTCGGACCCCGCTACATCACGGAGAATTACGGGGTCATGTACGTGGTATTCGGCCTGGCCAGCCTCGTCGGCCCCGTGCTGGCGGTGCGGTTCCACGCCGCCGGCGGCAGCTACGCCGGGGCCTTTATTACCGCCGCCGTGCTGGCCGCCGTGGGCCTGGTGTGCTCCCGCTTCCTCAAACCTCAAGTGTAA
- a CDS encoding 3-hydroxyacyl-CoA dehydrogenase translates to MNFNEIKTVACVGGGVIGSSWAIQFAMKGLDVVLYDVGDEPLEKSRAQMHKSLDSLAAYDAISAGRREEIAGRIRFTTSIEEAVKGAQFIQESGPERLEIKQSILANAERYAAPDALYASSTSGLLITDIAAKAAHPERCVGAHPYNPPHLIPLVEITSGAQTDPGVLQLVYDFYQSIGKEAVLLRRECPGFIANRLQLALYREVQDLVMRGVCSVEDADKALVYGPGLRWAIFGHNMIMQLGNPGGLTGMVQMLGNSGDRWLEDMASWTHQPDNWSEVAQPGVDAEMAHFPDHVGHTNAECAAYRDKMLIELLKLHKKL, encoded by the coding sequence ATGAATTTCAATGAGATTAAGACCGTCGCCTGTGTGGGCGGCGGGGTCATCGGCTCCAGCTGGGCCATCCAATTCGCCATGAAGGGGCTGGACGTGGTGCTCTACGACGTGGGCGACGAGCCCCTGGAGAAGAGCCGCGCCCAGATGCACAAGAGCCTGGACTCCCTGGCGGCCTACGACGCCATCTCCGCCGGGCGCCGGGAGGAGATCGCCGGGCGCATCCGCTTCACCACCTCCATAGAGGAGGCCGTGAAGGGGGCCCAGTTCATCCAGGAGAGCGGCCCGGAGCGCCTGGAGATCAAGCAGAGCATCCTAGCAAACGCCGAGCGGTACGCCGCCCCCGACGCCCTGTACGCCAGCAGCACCTCCGGCCTGCTCATCACCGACATCGCCGCCAAGGCCGCCCACCCCGAGCGCTGCGTGGGCGCACACCCCTACAATCCCCCCCACCTGATCCCCCTGGTGGAGATCACCTCCGGCGCCCAGACCGACCCCGGCGTGCTCCAGCTTGTGTACGACTTCTACCAGTCCATCGGCAAGGAGGCCGTGCTCCTGCGCCGGGAGTGCCCCGGCTTCATCGCCAACCGCCTGCAGCTGGCCCTGTACCGCGAGGTGCAGGATCTGGTCATGCGGGGGGTCTGCTCCGTGGAGGACGCGGATAAGGCCCTGGTCTACGGCCCCGGCCTGCGCTGGGCCATCTTCGGCCACAACATGATCATGCAACTGGGCAACCCCGGCGGCCTGACCGGCATGGTGCAGATGCTGGGCAATTCCGGCGACCGCTGGCTGGAGGACATGGCCTCCTGGACCCACCAGCCCGACAACTGGAGCGAGGTGGCCCAGCCCGGCGTGGACGCCGAGATGGCCCATTTCCCCGACCACGTGGGCCACACCAACGCCGAGTGCGCCGCCTACCGGGACAAGATGCTCATTGAGCTGCTCAAGCTCCACAAAAAGCTGTAA
- a CDS encoding serine hydrolase: protein MECNGINLEGALRGCALAVRGEEIVFSGAWGMADLANGVPNTLGTKFATASAGKVFVAVAVLQLIEAGRLRLGDALGDLLPMDWRAIDTGITVEELLTHTSGIPDYFDEDTMEDYGDLWREFPNYKIRANADLLPLFIDKPMQYPRGAKFQYNNTGYVVLAMILEAMTGLAFDRLLEERIFAPCGMADTGYYELDCLPAGCASHYIWDKAKERWRTNIYSVDAKGTGAGGAFTTVGDIRRFWDGLLSHRLLSPALTAQMLAPHALAARERRYGYGVWLRPSGGGWAPYFQGSDPGVSFLSAYDPADGQVTTLVSNYGDDVWRIWRDLRKKR from the coding sequence ATGGAGTGTAACGGGATTAACCTGGAGGGCGCCCTCAGGGGCTGCGCGCTGGCCGTCCGCGGGGAGGAAATCGTCTTTTCCGGGGCCTGGGGTATGGCGGACTTGGCCAACGGGGTGCCCAACACTCTGGGCACGAAATTTGCCACCGCCTCCGCCGGCAAGGTCTTTGTGGCGGTGGCCGTGCTCCAGCTCATCGAGGCGGGCAGGCTCCGCCTGGGGGACGCCCTGGGCGATCTCCTGCCCATGGACTGGCGGGCCATCGACACGGGCATCACCGTGGAGGAGCTGCTCACCCACACCTCCGGCATCCCGGACTATTTTGACGAGGATACGATGGAGGACTACGGAGATCTGTGGCGGGAGTTCCCCAACTACAAGATCCGCGCCAACGCCGACCTGCTGCCCCTGTTTATTGACAAGCCCATGCAGTATCCCCGGGGGGCGAAGTTCCAGTACAACAACACGGGCTACGTGGTGCTGGCCATGATTCTGGAGGCAATGACGGGCCTGGCCTTCGACCGCCTCCTGGAGGAGCGGATCTTCGCCCCCTGCGGCATGGCGGACACGGGCTACTACGAGCTGGACTGCCTGCCCGCCGGGTGCGCCAGCCACTACATTTGGGACAAGGCCAAGGAGCGCTGGCGCACCAACATCTACAGTGTGGACGCCAAGGGCACGGGAGCCGGAGGGGCTTTCACCACCGTGGGGGACATCCGGCGCTTCTGGGACGGCCTGCTGTCCCACCGCCTGCTCTCCCCCGCCCTGACGGCGCAGATGCTCGCACCCCACGCCCTGGCCGCCCGGGAGCGCCGTTACGGCTACGGCGTTTGGCTGCGGCCCTCCGGCGGCGGCTGGGCCCCCTATTTCCAGGGCAGCGACCCCGGGGTGAGCTTCCTCTCCGCCTATGACCCGGCGGACGGCCAGGTCACCACCCTGGTCAGCAATTACGGCGACGACGTGTGGCGGATTTGGCGGGATTTGCGCAAAAAGCGGTAA
- a CDS encoding pyridoxal kinase has translation MKQTPKVAAVHDLSGFGRCSLMVALPVLAAMGNQCCPLPTAYLSAHTACPCQDRAVFLDMTGQMEGAMEHWAALQVEFDVVYSGFLGSPAQIEVLLRFLSRFRAERTLVVVDPVMGDHGRRYRTYTPEMCRRMGELAARADLITPNLTEAALLLGEDYAAAPKSEREARAWLERLSLGGRRSAVLTGLSLAPGAVGAGCYDRDTGRTSFSMTRAEPGQYPGTGDLFASVVLGCMLRGESLSAAVGRAVEFVQKCVRRTLLLGTPVVEGVQFEPLLGELLARA, from the coding sequence ATGAAACAGACGCCCAAGGTGGCCGCCGTCCACGACCTGTCCGGCTTCGGCCGCTGCTCCCTCATGGTGGCCCTGCCCGTGCTGGCCGCCATGGGCAACCAGTGCTGCCCCCTGCCCACGGCCTACCTGTCGGCCCACACGGCCTGCCCCTGCCAGGACAGGGCGGTTTTTCTGGACATGACGGGGCAGATGGAGGGCGCCATGGAGCACTGGGCGGCGCTCCAGGTGGAGTTTGACGTGGTGTACAGCGGATTTCTGGGCTCCCCGGCCCAGATCGAGGTGCTGCTGCGCTTCCTGTCCCGCTTCCGGGCGGAGCGCACCCTGGTGGTGGTGGACCCTGTGATGGGGGACCACGGCAGGCGCTACCGCACCTATACCCCCGAGATGTGCCGAAGGATGGGGGAGCTGGCGGCGCGGGCCGACCTCATCACCCCCAACCTCACCGAGGCCGCCCTCCTGCTGGGGGAGGACTACGCCGCCGCGCCCAAAAGCGAGCGGGAGGCCCGTGCCTGGCTGGAGCGGCTGAGCCTGGGGGGCAGGCGCTCAGCGGTGCTCACGGGCCTGAGCCTGGCCCCCGGCGCGGTGGGGGCGGGCTGCTACGACCGGGATACCGGGCGCACCAGCTTTTCCATGACCCGGGCGGAGCCCGGCCAGTACCCCGGCACCGGGGACCTCTTCGCCAGCGTGGTGCTGGGCTGTATGCTGCGGGGGGAGAGCCTGAGCGCCGCCGTGGGCCGGGCGGTGGAGTTCGTTCAGAAGTGCGTCCGCCGCACCCTGCTGCTGGGCACCCCCGTGGTGGAGGGGGTGCAGTTCGAGCCCCTGCTGGGGGAGCTGCTGGCGCGGGCGTGA